One genomic segment of Bradyrhizobium prioriisuperbiae includes these proteins:
- a CDS encoding DsrE family protein, producing MPITRTIVTTLAGLLLLASAVAGVAAADTKSHKVAIQVDQNDPAIMNLALNNAANIMEYYKAKGEDVQIEVVAYGPGLHMFRDDTSPVKDRLRQMSEFSFPSSIKFAACNNTKEGMEKREGHAITIVPQASLVPSGAVRLMELQEDGWSYLKP from the coding sequence ATGCCCATCACGAGGACAATCGTCACGACGCTCGCAGGCCTGCTGTTGCTCGCTTCCGCGGTCGCGGGCGTAGCCGCCGCGGATACCAAGTCGCACAAGGTCGCCATCCAGGTTGACCAGAACGATCCCGCGATCATGAATCTCGCGTTGAACAACGCCGCCAACATCATGGAATACTACAAGGCCAAGGGCGAGGACGTGCAGATCGAGGTGGTGGCCTATGGGCCGGGCCTGCACATGTTCCGCGATGACACCTCGCCGGTGAAGGACCGGCTGCGGCAGATGTCGGAGTTTTCCTTCCCGTCGTCGATCAAGTTCGCGGCCTGCAACAACACCAAGGAAGGCATGGAGAAGCGTGAGGGCCATGCCATCACCATCGTTCCACAGGCGAGCCTGGTGCCGTCGGGCGCGGTGCGGCTGATGGAATTGCAGGAAGACGGCTGGAGTTATCTCAAGCCGTGA
- a CDS encoding class II aldolase/adducin family protein: MSVGAGLVFAVLLLSGVAQAQAAPPASTPTDAAVIDDLVAGSRILADFGVLDGFGHVSARAPGNPDHFLMSRSLAPALVTAADIMEFDRDGNAVDARGRAVFLERFIHAEIYKARPDVTAVVHAHSPGVIPFTVSRLPLRPVYHNAAFLGAGAPVWDIRKDFGETDMLVRSPAIGQSLARALGDKSVVLMRGHGDVTVGPSVKVAVFRAYYTDVNARLQSQAAALGGEVTYLTPDEAARADATNLAVLDRVWSLWRLCVAPSPAK, encoded by the coding sequence ATGAGTGTCGGAGCAGGTCTTGTATTCGCCGTCCTGCTGCTTTCCGGGGTTGCGCAGGCCCAGGCCGCTCCCCCGGCTTCCACCCCCACAGATGCCGCTGTGATCGACGATCTCGTTGCCGGCAGCCGCATCCTCGCCGACTTCGGCGTGCTCGACGGCTTCGGCCATGTCAGCGCACGTGCCCCCGGCAATCCCGATCACTTCCTGATGTCGCGCTCGCTTGCGCCGGCGCTGGTCACCGCCGCCGATATCATGGAGTTCGACCGCGACGGCAATGCCGTGGATGCGCGCGGGCGTGCCGTCTTCCTCGAGCGTTTCATTCATGCCGAGATCTACAAGGCGCGGCCGGACGTGACAGCGGTGGTGCATGCCCATTCGCCCGGTGTCATCCCCTTCACGGTGAGCCGGCTGCCGCTGCGGCCGGTCTATCACAACGCGGCCTTTCTCGGTGCCGGCGCGCCGGTGTGGGACATTCGCAAGGACTTCGGCGAAACCGACATGCTGGTGCGCAGCCCGGCCATCGGCCAGTCGCTGGCCCGGGCGCTCGGCGACAAATCGGTGGTCCTGATGCGTGGCCATGGCGATGTGACCGTCGGGCCGTCCGTCAAGGTCGCTGTATTCCGGGCCTATTACACCGACGTCAATGCTCGGCTTCAATCGCAAGCCGCAGCGCTCGGCGGCGAGGTGACGTATCTGACACCGGATGAGGCCGCCCGGGCCGATGCCACCAATCTGGCCGTGCTGGACCGCGTCTGGTCGCTCTGGAGGCTGTGCGTTGCGCCGTCCCCGGCGAAGTGA
- a CDS encoding TonB-dependent siderophore receptor: MTNADCQCPNASRHSFDRRRGPWLIGAAFLLGDLAFNTTITHAQSALPAVTVEAPTQGRKPARPANATARRAQAIPARRRDTHRAPAAPTASERAAAAAAAQTEARLGYRPSPSSTTLRTGASPLETSQVVNVVPAQVISDQLPRNLDDALVNVSGITQTNTLGSTQDAVMRRGFGDNRDGSIMRNGMPLVQGRSLNAAVESVEVLKGPASLLYGIMDPGGIVNTISKRPELTQRGSISVLGSTYGGGKNGGDITLDLTGPIGDGGLAYRLIAYGVNEDYWRNFGRRNEGLIAPSLAWYGENTTVQLNYEHRDFYYPFDRGTALNTTTRRPLDIPATRRIDEPFDNMWGQSDLAQITVDHKINEDWKVHAGYSYNRENYDAYQLRVVSVNPTTGIETRSNDGTLGALSYDSYGTAYVQGGFWIGGMRNEVLLGADAEHRLIYRRDLLRQTPVNKSFNVYNPIYGLEQPSSTVSAPDSDQTDNLHDQSLYFQDTLHVTKQLSLVGGVRYEGYRQIAGKARPFQTNTDIDGAKALPLAGAVYKLTDQVSLYASYTQSLKPTSAIAALVGGGGFVITGNLAPEEGTSWETGIKFDFNKRLSGTVALYTLDKRNVLVSQLNNATGLNEFRAIGGARSRGVEVDVTGRLNDNWSMIGTYAYTDGAVTDDPVLAGKRLQNVAMNTGSLYLVYDFRDALPGRLRVGAGAHYVGDRPGTADNAFVLPAYTVADGFATYETKYETLPVIYQLNVKNIFNTVYYPSAVNTQFIAVGDARRVSLSATVKF; this comes from the coding sequence GTGACCAACGCAGACTGCCAATGCCCGAACGCCTCCCGCCATTCATTCGACCGGCGCCGCGGGCCCTGGCTGATCGGAGCGGCCTTCCTGCTCGGTGATCTCGCCTTCAACACCACGATCACCCACGCACAGTCGGCGCTGCCGGCGGTGACTGTGGAAGCGCCGACACAGGGTCGCAAGCCGGCACGTCCGGCCAACGCCACCGCACGACGCGCGCAGGCGATTCCGGCCCGCAGGCGGGACACCCATCGCGCGCCTGCCGCGCCGACAGCGTCGGAGCGTGCAGCGGCGGCCGCCGCCGCGCAAACCGAAGCCAGGCTCGGCTATCGTCCGTCTCCGAGTTCGACCACCCTTCGCACGGGCGCCTCACCGCTGGAGACGTCGCAAGTCGTCAATGTGGTGCCGGCGCAGGTGATCAGCGATCAGCTGCCTCGCAACCTCGACGACGCGCTCGTCAATGTCAGCGGCATCACCCAGACCAACACGCTCGGCAGCACCCAGGACGCCGTCATGCGACGGGGCTTCGGTGACAATCGTGATGGTTCGATCATGCGCAACGGCATGCCGCTGGTGCAGGGCCGCAGCCTGAATGCCGCGGTCGAAAGCGTGGAGGTGCTCAAGGGGCCGGCGTCGCTGCTCTACGGCATCATGGACCCCGGCGGCATCGTCAACACCATCAGCAAGCGGCCGGAACTCACGCAGCGCGGTTCGATTTCCGTGCTGGGGTCGACGTATGGGGGCGGCAAGAACGGTGGCGACATCACGCTCGACCTCACCGGCCCGATCGGCGACGGCGGCCTCGCCTACCGGTTGATCGCCTATGGCGTGAATGAAGACTACTGGCGCAACTTCGGCCGCCGCAACGAGGGGCTGATCGCACCATCGCTGGCCTGGTACGGCGAGAACACGACCGTACAGCTCAACTACGAGCATCGGGATTTCTATTATCCGTTCGACCGCGGCACGGCCCTGAACACGACCACCAGGAGGCCGCTGGACATTCCCGCAACGCGGCGCATCGACGAACCCTTCGACAACATGTGGGGCCAGTCCGACCTGGCGCAGATCACGGTGGACCACAAGATCAACGAAGACTGGAAGGTTCACGCCGGCTACAGCTACAACCGGGAAAATTACGACGCCTATCAGCTTCGCGTCGTCAGCGTGAATCCCACGACCGGCATCGAGACCCGCAGCAACGACGGGACCCTGGGCGCCCTGAGTTACGACAGCTACGGCACCGCCTATGTGCAGGGCGGATTCTGGATCGGCGGCATGCGCAACGAGGTGCTGCTCGGCGCGGATGCCGAACACCGCCTGATCTATCGCCGTGACCTGTTGCGCCAGACCCCCGTCAACAAGAGTTTTAACGTCTACAATCCGATCTACGGCCTGGAGCAGCCGTCCAGCACGGTCTCTGCGCCCGACAGCGACCAGACCGACAACCTGCACGACCAGTCGCTGTATTTCCAGGATACGCTGCACGTCACCAAGCAGCTCTCTCTGGTCGGTGGCGTGCGTTACGAAGGCTACCGGCAGATCGCGGGCAAGGCGCGGCCGTTCCAGACCAACACGGATATCGACGGCGCGAAGGCCCTGCCGCTGGCAGGCGCCGTCTACAAGCTCACCGACCAAGTCTCGCTATATGCGAGCTATACGCAATCGCTGAAGCCGACATCGGCGATCGCAGCTCTTGTGGGCGGCGGCGGCTTTGTGATCACCGGCAACCTGGCGCCCGAGGAAGGCACCTCCTGGGAGACCGGCATCAAGTTCGATTTCAACAAGCGGCTCTCCGGCACCGTCGCGCTGTATACCCTCGACAAACGCAACGTGCTGGTGTCGCAGCTCAACAACGCAACCGGGCTCAATGAGTTTCGTGCCATCGGCGGCGCACGCTCGCGCGGCGTCGAAGTCGATGTCACCGGCCGCCTGAACGACAACTGGAGCATGATCGGCACCTATGCCTACACGGATGGGGCCGTTACGGATGATCCCGTCCTCGCCGGCAAGCGCCTGCAGAATGTCGCGATGAATACCGGATCGCTGTATCTGGTCTACGATTTCCGCGATGCCCTGCCCGGCCGGCTCCGGGTGGGCGCGGGCGCGCATTATGTCGGCGACAGGCCCGGCACCGCTGACAACGCCTTCGTCCTGCCGGCCTATACGGTGGCCGATGGGTTTGCGACCTATGAGACCAAATACGAGACGCTGCCGGTAATCTATCAGCTCAACGTCAAGAACATATTCAACACGGTCTATTATCCGTCGGCCGTCAACACCCAGTTCATTGCAGTCGGCGATGCCCGGCGGGTGTCGCTGTCGGCAACAGTGAAGTTCTAA
- the soxA gene encoding sulfur oxidation c-type cytochrome SoxA — translation MAAAISVIAGRPSMALDATTPEQDFKVFRDYFVKKFPKVPLEDFVNGPYSMNEDMRKQWIEKEDFPPYDFAVDRGKELMAQLFKNGKTLADCFPDKGVGIRQNYPYFDTAKGQVITLELAVNQCLEANGEKPYSYVRDDMAAVTAYMALTSRGKPMDVKIPNDPRALQAYEAGKQYFYQRRGQLNFSCASCHIQSPGERIRAEVLAPALGILNAMPIYRSEWGGMGTTSRRFTTCNSQVRGTPLEPQDPEYRNLEYYLSYLSNGLPISGPGARP, via the coding sequence ATGGCGGCAGCTATTAGCGTCATCGCCGGACGTCCCTCCATGGCGCTCGACGCCACGACGCCCGAGCAGGACTTCAAGGTGTTCCGCGACTACTTCGTCAAGAAATTCCCGAAGGTGCCGCTGGAGGATTTCGTCAACGGTCCCTATTCGATGAACGAAGATATGCGCAAGCAATGGATCGAGAAGGAAGACTTCCCGCCCTACGACTTCGCAGTCGATCGCGGCAAGGAGCTGATGGCGCAGCTGTTCAAGAACGGCAAGACGCTGGCGGACTGCTTTCCCGACAAGGGCGTCGGCATTCGCCAGAACTATCCCTATTTCGACACCGCCAAGGGTCAGGTGATCACGCTCGAGCTTGCGGTCAACCAGTGCCTGGAAGCGAACGGCGAGAAACCGTACTCCTATGTCAGGGACGACATGGCGGCGGTGACCGCCTACATGGCGCTGACCTCGCGCGGCAAGCCGATGGACGTCAAGATCCCGAACGATCCGCGCGCGCTGCAGGCTTATGAAGCGGGCAAGCAGTATTTCTATCAGCGCCGCGGCCAGCTGAATTTCTCCTGCGCCAGCTGCCACATCCAGAGCCCGGGCGAGCGCATTCGCGCCGAGGTGCTGGCGCCGGCGCTGGGTATTCTCAATGCCATGCCGATCTACCGCTCGGAGTGGGGCGGCATGGGCACCACCAGCCGCCGTTTCACCACCTGCAACAGCCAGGTCCGCGGCACACCGCTGGAGCCGCAGGATCCCGAGTATCGCAATCTCGAATATTATCTGTCGTATCTCAGCAACGGCTTGCCGATCTCGGGACCGGGAGCGCGGCCATGA
- a CDS encoding extracellular solute-binding protein, which translates to MRRSRQPAGRTAAILLVLSATWFGGGITAGRAEEITLYTTREAQLLAPGIAAFTRDSGITVRPVFIEDTMVKRLTAEGETSPADVLLTIGLDKTTQLSDRGLTQAFASAVVEAAVPPSLRGHDAQWLALSVRPRMVMARKNTALAAITYEDLADPKWRSKLCMRAALHQNNVALIAAFLAHHGPDATETWLRGLKANLAHKPAGKDNDVIREIAQGSCEIGLGNTVALAQLRDGREGRDWAGWADAVKAVPTSFKGGGGHINLTGAAVAKHAPHPAAARQFLEFLVTPAAQRIYAAAELEYPVVPAAGRDPIVTEIGTFPSDTLPIDQIAAHQQAAIALIKKVGFDD; encoded by the coding sequence ATGCGCCGCTCGCGACAACCTGCCGGCCGCACCGCTGCAATCCTGCTCGTACTGTCTGCAACCTGGTTCGGCGGTGGCATCACCGCCGGGCGTGCCGAGGAGATCACGCTCTACACCACGCGAGAGGCGCAGCTGCTCGCGCCGGGGATCGCGGCGTTCACCAGGGACAGCGGCATCACGGTCAGGCCGGTGTTCATCGAAGACACCATGGTCAAGCGCCTGACGGCGGAAGGCGAGACCTCGCCGGCCGACGTGCTCCTGACCATCGGGCTCGACAAGACAACCCAATTGTCCGATCGCGGGCTGACGCAGGCGTTCGCATCGGCAGTTGTTGAAGCGGCCGTGCCGCCCTCTCTGCGGGGCCACGACGCACAATGGCTTGCGCTGTCGGTGCGGCCGCGCATGGTAATGGCGCGCAAGAATACCGCGCTTGCCGCAATCACTTATGAAGATCTGGCCGACCCGAAGTGGCGGAGCAAACTATGCATGCGCGCGGCGCTGCATCAGAACAATGTCGCGTTGATTGCGGCGTTCCTTGCCCATCACGGGCCGGACGCCACCGAAACCTGGCTGCGCGGCCTGAAGGCCAACCTGGCACACAAGCCGGCCGGCAAGGACAATGACGTGATCCGCGAGATCGCGCAGGGCAGCTGCGAGATCGGCCTCGGCAACACCGTGGCGCTGGCGCAATTGCGGGATGGACGCGAAGGCCGCGACTGGGCCGGCTGGGCCGATGCGGTCAAGGCGGTGCCGACATCGTTCAAAGGTGGCGGCGGCCATATCAATCTGACCGGCGCCGCGGTGGCGAAACACGCACCGCATCCGGCGGCGGCGCGCCAATTTCTGGAGTTCCTGGTGACGCCAGCCGCGCAGCGGATCTATGCGGCGGCCGAACTGGAGTATCCGGTGGTCCCGGCGGCGGGTCGCGATCCGATCGTCACGGAGATCGGAACATTCCCGAGCGATACCTTGCCGATCGATCAGATCGCGGCCCATCAGCAGGCTGCAATCGCCCTGATCAAAAAAGTCGGCTTCGACGATTAG
- the soxB gene encoding thiosulfohydrolase SoxB, protein MPFHRRDVLKFALAAPAIAGLPRPSVAQTDALYDFAPFGNARVLHMTDTHAQLLPVYFREPSINIGLGAMAGRPPHLVGEAFLTQFGVVRDSAQAHAFTFLDFDRDARRYGRMGGFAHLKTLIDGLRAAVSAGRSVLLDGGDLWQGSGLANAMQGADMVQAANLLGIDAMTGHWEFTYGEEVLRRNLRDFKGEFLAQNVFLTEEAAFNDAEAFDKDSGRVFKPYTVRQMGDYRLAIVGQAFPYVPIAHPRRFVPNWTFGVRDDELQKLVDRLRTVEKVDAVVLLSHNGMDVDLKLASRVSGIDVILGGHTHDAVPQPLAVTNAGGRTLVSNAGSNGKFLGVLDLDIGKGGVKDIRYRLLPVFSDRLKADPQMQALIAGLRAPHAKVFDEQVAVADRLLFRRGNFNGTMDQLICDALRRELDTEIALSPGFRWGPTVLPGAALTMQDVLSQTAITYPEVYVQPMTGEQIKAVMEDVCDNLFNADPYYQQGGDMVRMGGLSYACAPAQPMGQRISDLRLAGGAPIEAAKSYKVAGWASVNEQKGKPVWETVASYLRGGAGKANENLNVEIKGVDGNPGYAG, encoded by the coding sequence ATGCCATTCCATCGACGTGATGTCCTCAAGTTCGCGCTGGCTGCACCCGCCATCGCCGGCCTGCCACGCCCCAGCGTCGCACAAACCGACGCGCTCTACGATTTCGCGCCGTTCGGCAATGCGCGTGTGCTGCACATGACCGACACTCATGCGCAGTTGTTGCCGGTGTATTTCCGCGAACCCAGCATCAACATCGGTCTCGGCGCCATGGCCGGCCGACCGCCGCATTTGGTCGGTGAGGCCTTCTTGACGCAGTTCGGCGTGGTGCGCGACAGCGCGCAGGCTCATGCCTTTACCTTCCTCGACTTCGATCGCGACGCCAGGCGCTACGGCCGCATGGGCGGCTTCGCCCATCTCAAGACCCTGATCGACGGCCTGCGCGCGGCGGTGTCGGCCGGCCGCAGTGTGCTGCTCGACGGCGGCGATCTCTGGCAGGGCAGTGGCCTCGCCAACGCCATGCAGGGCGCCGACATGGTGCAGGCCGCCAACCTGCTCGGGATCGATGCCATGACCGGGCACTGGGAGTTCACCTACGGCGAAGAGGTGCTGCGCCGGAATTTGCGCGACTTCAAGGGCGAGTTCCTGGCGCAGAACGTGTTCCTCACCGAGGAAGCCGCCTTCAACGATGCCGAGGCCTTCGACAAGGACTCCGGGCGCGTCTTCAAGCCTTACACCGTCAGGCAGATGGGCGATTATCGTCTCGCCATTGTCGGCCAAGCGTTTCCCTACGTGCCGATCGCGCACCCCAGGCGTTTCGTGCCGAACTGGACTTTTGGCGTGCGCGACGATGAGCTGCAGAAGCTGGTCGATCGCCTGCGCACGGTCGAAAAGGTCGATGCGGTGGTGCTGCTCTCCCACAACGGCATGGATGTGGACCTCAAGCTTGCCAGTCGCGTCAGTGGCATCGATGTCATCCTGGGCGGCCACACCCACGATGCGGTGCCGCAGCCCCTCGCGGTGACCAATGCCGGCGGCAGGACGCTGGTCAGCAATGCCGGCTCCAATGGCAAATTCCTCGGCGTGCTCGATCTCGACATCGGCAAGGGCGGTGTGAAGGATATCCGCTATCGCCTGCTGCCGGTGTTCAGCGATCGGCTCAAGGCAGATCCCCAGATGCAGGCGTTGATCGCGGGTCTGCGCGCACCCCATGCCAAGGTGTTCGACGAACAGGTCGCGGTGGCCGACCGGCTGTTGTTTCGCCGCGGCAATTTCAACGGCACCATGGACCAGTTGATCTGCGATGCGTTGCGACGTGAACTCGACACCGAGATCGCACTGTCGCCCGGCTTCCGCTGGGGGCCGACAGTGCTCCCCGGTGCTGCGCTCACCATGCAGGATGTGCTCAGCCAGACCGCCATCACCTATCCGGAGGTCTATGTGCAGCCGATGACCGGCGAGCAGATCAAGGCGGTGATGGAAGACGTCTGCGACAATCTTTTCAATGCCGACCCCTATTACCAGCAGGGCGGCGACATGGTGCGGATGGGCGGACTGTCCTACGCCTGCGCCCCGGCGCAGCCGATGGGCCAGCGCATTTCCGATCTCAGGCTTGCCGGCGGCGCGCCGATCGAGGCCGCGAAATCCTACAAGGTCGCGGGCTGGGCCTCGGTCAACGAGCAGAAGGGCAAGCCGGTATGGGAGACGGTGGCGAGTTATCTGCGCGGCGGCGCGGGCAAGGCAAACGAGAATCTCAATGTCGAGATCAAGGGCGTCGACGGCAATCCGGGTTATGCGGGGTGA
- a CDS encoding heme-binding protein — MKGLIAVSLAAVALASVARAEEVTVTYKSLSPDVALEAAQAALKRCRTDGYQIAVAVLDRFGEPQVMLRDRFAGLPAPRTATDKAWTALGFRANTSDMVKSIQAGTLDARLATLPRVTMLGGGLIIEAGGTLLGAIGVSGAPGGDKDEACAKAGIDSIRDKLDF, encoded by the coding sequence TTGAAGGGACTAATTGCAGTATCGCTTGCCGCCGTCGCGCTCGCCAGTGTGGCGAGAGCAGAGGAAGTAACCGTCACCTACAAATCGTTGTCACCGGATGTCGCGCTCGAAGCTGCGCAGGCCGCGCTGAAACGCTGCCGCACCGACGGCTATCAGATCGCCGTCGCGGTGCTCGATCGGTTCGGCGAGCCGCAGGTGATGCTGCGCGATCGGTTCGCCGGCCTGCCGGCGCCGCGCACCGCCACCGACAAGGCCTGGACCGCGCTCGGTTTCCGCGCCAACACCTCCGACATGGTGAAGTCGATCCAGGCTGGCACGCTCGATGCGCGCCTCGCCACTCTCCCGCGGGTCACCATGCTGGGCGGCGGTCTGATCATCGAGGCCGGCGGTACGCTGCTCGGCGCCATCGGCGTGTCCGGCGCGCCCGGCGGCGACAAGGACGAGGCCTGCGCCAAGGCGGGGATCGACAGCATCCGCGACAAGCTGGATTTCTAG
- a CDS encoding ABC-F family ATP-binding cassette domain-containing protein, which yields MIRLDNISKQQGHQILFIEASAALQKGEKVGLVGPNGAGKTTLFRMITGQELPDEGQVAVDRGVTIGYFSQDVGEMAGRSAVAEVMDGAGPVSEVAAELRQLEAAMGDPEMADDMDSIITRYGEVQARFEELDGYALDGRAREVLAGLSFSQEMMEGDVGALSGGWKMRVALARILLMRPDAMLLDEPSNHLDLESLIWLEQFLKGYEGVLLMTSHDREFMNRIVGKIVEIDGGGLTTYSGDYEFYEQQRALNEKQQQAQFERQQAMLAKEIKFIERFKARASHAAQVQSRVKKLEKIERVEPPKRRQTVTFDFLPAPRSGDDVVSLKNVHKGYGSRSIYQGLDFSVRRRERWCIMGINGAGKSTLLKLIAGSTEPDTGTVALGASVKMGYFAQHAMDLLEGERTVFQSLEDAFPQAGQGSLRALAGCFGFSGDDVEKRCRVLSGGEKARLVMALMLFDPPNFLVLDEPTNHLDMATKEMLISALKDYEGTMLFVSHDRHFLAELSNRVLELTPEGIHQYGGGYTEYVARTGHEAPGLHS from the coding sequence ATGATCCGTCTCGACAACATCAGCAAGCAACAAGGCCACCAGATTCTCTTCATCGAGGCCTCCGCGGCGCTCCAGAAGGGCGAAAAGGTCGGCCTGGTCGGTCCCAACGGGGCCGGCAAAACCACGCTGTTCCGGATGATCACGGGACAGGAACTGCCGGACGAGGGCCAGGTGGCGGTCGATCGCGGCGTGACCATCGGCTATTTCAGCCAGGACGTGGGCGAAATGGCAGGCCGCAGTGCGGTGGCCGAAGTGATGGACGGTGCCGGTCCGGTCAGCGAGGTCGCGGCGGAGCTGCGGCAGCTGGAAGCCGCCATGGGCGATCCGGAAATGGCCGACGACATGGACAGCATCATCACCCGCTATGGCGAGGTGCAGGCGCGGTTCGAAGAACTGGACGGCTATGCGCTGGATGGCCGCGCCCGCGAAGTACTGGCGGGATTGAGCTTCAGCCAGGAGATGATGGAGGGCGATGTCGGCGCGCTGTCGGGCGGCTGGAAGATGCGCGTGGCGCTGGCCCGCATTCTGCTGATGCGTCCCGACGCCATGCTGCTGGACGAGCCCAGCAACCATCTCGATCTGGAAAGCCTGATCTGGCTGGAGCAATTCCTGAAGGGTTATGAGGGCGTGCTGCTGATGACCTCGCATGATCGCGAGTTCATGAACCGCATCGTCGGCAAGATCGTGGAGATCGACGGCGGCGGCCTCACCACTTACTCCGGCGACTATGAATTCTACGAGCAGCAGCGCGCGCTGAACGAAAAGCAGCAGCAGGCGCAGTTCGAGCGCCAGCAGGCGATGCTCGCCAAGGAGATCAAGTTCATCGAGCGCTTCAAGGCGCGGGCCTCCCACGCCGCGCAGGTGCAGAGCCGGGTCAAGAAACTGGAAAAGATCGAGCGGGTCGAGCCGCCGAAGCGCCGCCAGACCGTGACCTTCGACTTCCTGCCGGCGCCGCGCTCCGGCGACGACGTGGTCAGCCTGAAGAACGTGCACAAGGGGTATGGCAGCCGCAGCATCTATCAGGGGCTGGATTTTTCAGTGCGCCGCCGTGAGCGCTGGTGCATCATGGGCATCAATGGCGCGGGCAAGTCCACGCTGCTGAAGCTGATCGCGGGCTCCACCGAGCCCGACACCGGCACCGTGGCGCTCGGCGCCAGCGTCAAGATGGGTTACTTCGCGCAGCACGCGATGGACCTGCTGGAAGGCGAGCGCACTGTGTTCCAGTCGCTGGAGGATGCATTCCCGCAGGCCGGACAAGGCTCGCTGCGCGCGCTGGCCGGCTGCTTCGGCTTCTCCGGCGACGACGTCGAGAAGCGTTGCCGCGTATTGTCGGGCGGTGAGAAAGCGCGTCTGGTGATGGCGCTGATGCTGTTCGATCCGCCGAACTTCCTGGTGCTGGACGAGCCCACCAACCATCTGGACATGGCCACCAAGGAAATGCTGATCTCGGCACTCAAGGACTACGAAGGCACCATGCTGTTCGTGTCCCATGACCGCCACTTCCTCGCCGAACTCTCCAACCGCGTGCTGGAGCTGACCCCCGAGGGCATCCACCAGTATGGCGGCGGCTACACCGAATATGTCGCGCGCACGGGCCACGAGGCGCCGGGGCTGCACAGCTGA
- a CDS encoding PepSY-associated TM helix domain-containing protein: protein MIKRSIKAALLQLHSIVGLVLALVLTVIGLTGATMSFEDEIGTSLNAGIMRVEARTTPKLTPDELVARLHAAQDIGQDIGQDIGQDMGQDMGKVSAVTMSSDPTASVRIRFARDDRGERPSSVYVDPYDGQLLGSPRGEAFFATVRRLHRWLLLPGDSNGYGRQATGVVAIGLIMMLISGLVLRWPHRASSVKMWLKPNLALRGRGFHRSLHAVAGTWVFVIYLVMTLTGLWYSFDWYKNGAVWLFSRPEVSAAKLQPKAPPAGRMRSTDAAPAAASLTFNRVWSAFLHEQGSRYTTALLTLPAGSGTVVRIRSWPKDSSHEAERDEFRIDAVTGRIVSAELYADKTAGERMLASVLDIHRGSIFGWPGKLLFMLAAALMPLFAFTGLMLYLSRRRYKRRSQPRLGSLVPGE from the coding sequence ATGATCAAGCGCTCGATCAAGGCTGCGCTGCTGCAGCTGCATTCCATTGTCGGCCTCGTACTGGCGCTGGTGCTGACCGTGATCGGACTGACCGGGGCCACAATGAGCTTCGAGGACGAGATCGGGACCAGCCTGAATGCCGGCATCATGCGTGTGGAGGCACGCACAACGCCGAAACTGACGCCGGACGAGCTGGTGGCACGGCTGCATGCGGCTCAAGACATCGGCCAAGACATCGGCCAAGACATCGGCCAAGACATGGGCCAAGACATGGGCAAGGTCTCGGCGGTGACCATGAGCAGCGATCCCACCGCGTCGGTGCGCATCCGCTTTGCCCGCGACGACCGCGGCGAGCGGCCATCCTCGGTGTATGTCGATCCCTATGACGGCCAGTTGCTGGGATCGCCGCGCGGCGAGGCGTTCTTCGCCACCGTGCGCAGGCTGCACCGCTGGCTGCTGCTGCCCGGCGACTCCAACGGCTATGGCCGTCAGGCCACTGGCGTGGTGGCGATCGGCCTGATCATGATGCTGATCTCGGGCCTGGTGCTGCGCTGGCCGCATCGGGCCAGCAGTGTGAAAATGTGGCTGAAGCCGAACCTCGCCTTGCGCGGCCGCGGCTTCCATCGCTCGCTGCATGCCGTCGCCGGCACCTGGGTGTTCGTCATCTATCTGGTGATGACTCTCACCGGCCTCTGGTATTCGTTCGACTGGTACAAGAATGGCGCCGTCTGGTTGTTCTCTCGCCCGGAGGTTTCAGCCGCGAAGCTGCAGCCGAAGGCACCGCCGGCCGGGCGCATGCGCTCCACCGATGCCGCGCCCGCTGCAGCGTCCCTGACATTCAACCGTGTCTGGTCGGCGTTCCTGCACGAACAAGGCAGCCGCTATACGACGGCTTTACTGACCTTGCCGGCCGGCAGCGGCACGGTGGTGCGTATCCGATCGTGGCCGAAGGATTCGTCGCATGAGGCCGAGCGTGACGAATTCCGCATCGATGCCGTTACCGGCCGTATCGTGTCTGCAGAGTTGTATGCCGACAAAACAGCAGGCGAGCGGATGCTGGCGAGCGTGCTCGACATCCACCGCGGCAGCATTTTCGGATGGCCGGGCAAACTGCTGTTCATGCTGGCGGCGGCGCTGATGCCGCTGTTCGCCTTCACCGGCTTGATGCTGTATCTCTCGCGCCGGCGGTACAAGCGCCGGTCGCAGCCGAGGCTCGGGAGCCTGGTTCCGGGCGAATAA